A single window of Nasonia vitripennis strain AsymCx chromosome 4, Nvit_psr_1.1, whole genome shotgun sequence DNA harbors:
- the LOC107981011 gene encoding uncharacterized protein LOC107981011 — protein MTFKALLNYGGYHHDAPTPPAMDRYHGGGAHYDHGHGWHSKGKGGGGNGAALSALTLLAFLFLMNVMQQSLMENNATETTTATTIFLREDQQPISLTARQDGDKSVEKDTAESSVEKEVKKEKTYIKIIKPN, from the exons ATGACCTTTAAGGCGTTGCTCAACTACGGAGGGTACCATCACGATGCGCCAACACCGCCTGCTATGGATAGGTACCACGGAGGTGGTGCACACTATGATCATGGACATGGCTGGCACAG CAAAGGGAAGGGTGGTGGAGGCAACGGCGCAGCACTCAGTGCGTTGACCCTCTTGGCTTTTCTCTTCCTCATGAATGTGATGCag CAATCTCTGATGGAGAACAATGCCACCGAAACGACGACGGCTACCACGATATTCTTACGCGAAGACCAACAGCCAATTTCCTTAACAGCAAGACAAGACGGCGATAAAAGCGTCGAAAAGGACACTGCCGAGAGCTCCGTCGAGAAGGAagtgaagaaagaaaaaacgtaCATTAAGATAATTAAACCGAACTGA
- the LOC100118586 gene encoding uncharacterized protein LOC100118586 isoform X1 has protein sequence MQSKQYFALCLVALVMGQSFALPQQLTPRQIEESRKFAEKPNASKKVGLDDLDDISTNSIQDGGGNGFSWSSMIGMVMQMLLGQTAGITSPSKNDIDEGVPASPWANLLSVGLRVLTAILGGPQQQVDGIDKVDNQSSSPMQGILTAVLGAFLGQGRNPDQVAVIAGQASEFINIVINLLDALKTSFSHRSLQARSLGRKDTVSEAAVASISMLKGYMRSMKTFSNVGRAEEEGQRGCAERALCEASAECVADTQGTTSIFCQLGSYATSYLLQRQSGVGFEALYEAGRRGRSGEDCRTLFLDCNAV, from the exons ATGCAGAGCAAACAGTATTTCGCATTGTGCCTAGTGGCACTAGTGATGGGCCAGAGCTTCGCGCTCCCCCAGCAGCTGACTCCCCGTCAGATCGAAGAGAGCCGAAAGTTCGCTGAAAAGCCCAATGCCTCGAAGAAAGTTGGTCTCGACGACCTCGACGACATCAGCACAAACTCGATCCAG GATGGAGGCGGCAACGGCTTCTCCTGGTCGAGCATGATAGGCATGGTTATGCAGATGCTTCTCGGCCAAACCGCCGGAATCACCAGCCCCAGCAAGAACGACATCGACGAGGGTGTACCAGCCAGTCCTTGGGCCAACCTACTATCCGTCGGTCTCAGAGTTCTCACTGCCATTCTTGGTGGACCTCAGCAGCAGGTCGACGGTATCGACAAGGTCGACAACCAGAGCAGCAGCCCCATGCAG GGAATATTGACAGCGGTGCTGGGCGCGTTTCTGGGACAGGGCAGAAACCCGGATCAGGTGGCTGTGATAGCCGGCCAGGCGAGTGAG TTCATCAATATCGTCATCAATCTCCTGGACGCCCTGAAGACGTCCTTCTCGCATCGCTCGCTCcaggctcgctcgctcggaaGGAAGGACACCGTTTCCGAGGCAGCCGTCGCCTCTATTTCCATGCTCAAG GGATACATGAGGTCGATGAAAACCTTCAGCAACGTTGGCCGCGCTGAGGAAGAGGGTCAGAGAGGATGTGCCGAGCGCGCTCTTTGCGAGGCTAGCGCCGAGTGCGTCGCCGACACCCAGGGAACGACGTCGATCTTCTGCCAACTTGGATC GTACGCGACAAGTTACTTGCTGCAGAGGCAGAGCGGAGTAGGCTTCGAAGCCTTATACGAAGCCGGCAGACGCGGTCGTTCCGGCGAGGACTGCAGGACGCTCTTCCTCGACTGCAACGCCGTTTGA
- the LOC100118586 gene encoding uncharacterized protein LOC100118586 isoform X2, producing MQSKQYFALCLVALVMGQSFALPQQLTPRQIEESRKFAEKPNASKKVGLDDLDDISTNSIQDGGGNGFSWSSMIGMVMQMLLGQTAGITSPSKNDIDEGVPASPWANLLSVGLRVLTAILGGPQQQVDGIDKVDNQSSSPMQFINIVINLLDALKTSFSHRSLQARSLGRKDTVSEAAVASISMLKGYMRSMKTFSNVGRAEEEGQRGCAERALCEASAECVADTQGTTSIFCQLGSYATSYLLQRQSGVGFEALYEAGRRGRSGEDCRTLFLDCNAV from the exons ATGCAGAGCAAACAGTATTTCGCATTGTGCCTAGTGGCACTAGTGATGGGCCAGAGCTTCGCGCTCCCCCAGCAGCTGACTCCCCGTCAGATCGAAGAGAGCCGAAAGTTCGCTGAAAAGCCCAATGCCTCGAAGAAAGTTGGTCTCGACGACCTCGACGACATCAGCACAAACTCGATCCAG GATGGAGGCGGCAACGGCTTCTCCTGGTCGAGCATGATAGGCATGGTTATGCAGATGCTTCTCGGCCAAACCGCCGGAATCACCAGCCCCAGCAAGAACGACATCGACGAGGGTGTACCAGCCAGTCCTTGGGCCAACCTACTATCCGTCGGTCTCAGAGTTCTCACTGCCATTCTTGGTGGACCTCAGCAGCAGGTCGACGGTATCGACAAGGTCGACAACCAGAGCAGCAGCCCCATGCAG TTCATCAATATCGTCATCAATCTCCTGGACGCCCTGAAGACGTCCTTCTCGCATCGCTCGCTCcaggctcgctcgctcggaaGGAAGGACACCGTTTCCGAGGCAGCCGTCGCCTCTATTTCCATGCTCAAG GGATACATGAGGTCGATGAAAACCTTCAGCAACGTTGGCCGCGCTGAGGAAGAGGGTCAGAGAGGATGTGCCGAGCGCGCTCTTTGCGAGGCTAGCGCCGAGTGCGTCGCCGACACCCAGGGAACGACGTCGATCTTCTGCCAACTTGGATC GTACGCGACAAGTTACTTGCTGCAGAGGCAGAGCGGAGTAGGCTTCGAAGCCTTATACGAAGCCGGCAGACGCGGTCGTTCCGGCGAGGACTGCAGGACGCTCTTCCTCGACTGCAACGCCGTTTGA